In Xenorhabdus poinarii G6, the following are encoded in one genomic region:
- a CDS encoding GrpB family protein: MTIEPYNSHWENIYNDEMVKLKDVCPDEILFVHHIGSTSVPFSDYLRRHNDVAHQYAEIKYQAAKACGNSSEIYCQLKSEFIRLHEKLALKELSTTDIKMHYVRGMQQPMCAKPLWIVYLKVLNVI, from the coding sequence ATTACTATTGAACCATATAATTCACATTGGGAGAATATATACAATGATGAAATGGTTAAGCTTAAAGATGTTTGTCCGGATGAAATATTATTTGTGCATCATATTGGAAGTACCTCAGTACCGTTCAGCGATTACCTTCGTAGACACAATGATGTTGCTCATCAATATGCAGAAATTAAGTATCAGGCTGCAAAAGCATGTGGTAATAGCTCAGAAATCTATTGTCAGCTAAAAAGCGAATTCATTCGCTTACATGAGAAGCTGGCTTTAAAGGAACTATCTACCACTGACATCAAGATGCACTATGTTCGCGGTATGCAGCAACCAATGTGCGCAAAGCCTCTTTGGATCGTCTATCTGAAAGTGTTGAATGTAATATGA
- a CDS encoding LysE family translocator — protein sequence MSIADYLLTYSLAALLLTLTPGLDTALILRTASAEGSKKALHVVLGIDTGCFIWGAAVACGLGALLAVSDVAYTLLKWCGALYLCWLGTQLLLRPRTTLQQLNNQDVAEKNWFLRGMLGNVLNPKIGIFYVSFLPQFIPAGHSPVIWTFLLVTIHVIIGTIWSLILISSTHYAAFILKKKRVIKWLDRVTGGLFILFAAKLAISSR from the coding sequence ATGTCTATTGCTGATTACCTTCTCACCTACTCCCTGGCTGCATTACTTCTAACTCTTACCCCAGGGCTTGATACTGCTCTGATCCTACGAACAGCATCAGCTGAAGGTTCAAAAAAAGCGTTGCATGTGGTACTTGGTATAGATACCGGATGTTTTATTTGGGGAGCTGCTGTAGCATGTGGCCTTGGTGCATTGTTGGCGGTTTCTGATGTTGCTTATACACTACTCAAATGGTGCGGTGCGCTCTACCTGTGCTGGCTTGGCACTCAATTACTACTTCGCCCTAGAACTACATTACAACAATTAAATAATCAAGACGTTGCTGAAAAAAATTGGTTTTTAAGAGGAATGTTGGGAAATGTGCTTAATCCCAAAATAGGTATTTTTTATGTCTCATTTTTACCTCAATTTATTCCTGCTGGGCACTCTCCGGTTATCTGGACATTTCTACTTGTCACTATACATGTCATCATTGGTACTATTTGGTCATTGATCCTGATTTCATCGACACATTATGCTGCTTTCATACTAAAGAAAAAGAGGGTTATTAAATGGCTAGACCGAGTTACTGGCGGATTATTTATTCTTTTTGCAGCAAAGTTAGCCATAAGCTCACGATGA
- a CDS encoding ASCH domain-containing protein, which translates to MKTNEMMELISHKYSKAGRWMFGDSPIMHDELAQLVANGIKTATTCSFYAYDSHESEDGKILVGNHYIVFNSQNQPVCVVRVTHLHLMRFSEMTEELAWKEGEGDRSLLYWQLEHQRFFQKVGDFFPEMEIVVIEFKMIESL; encoded by the coding sequence ATGAAAACAAATGAAATGATGGAATTAATTAGCCACAAATACTCAAAGGCAGGGCGTTGGATGTTTGGAGATTCGCCCATTATGCATGATGAGTTAGCTCAATTAGTTGCCAATGGTATAAAAACAGCGACAACCTGCTCATTTTACGCTTATGATTCTCATGAATCAGAGGATGGAAAAATTCTGGTGGGTAATCACTATATTGTTTTCAATAGTCAAAACCAGCCTGTTTGTGTTGTCAGGGTGACTCACCTACATTTAATGCGATTTTCAGAAATGACGGAAGAACTGGCATGGAAAGAAGGAGAGGGAGATAGAAGCCTGCTTTATTGGCAATTAGAGCATCAACGTTTTTTTCAGAAAGTAGGTGATTTTTTTCCAGAGATGGAAATTGTAGTAATCGAATTTAAGATGATTGAATCGCTATAG
- a CDS encoding DUF2946 domain-containing protein: MLLLSLFRLSQRRIPAFIALMAILMLFIAPVISKALEHHRKNGMNHCIAMSDMQHNDNNGHQKIGHQQAVTLTHSMNHHGIDHIHMGFMDDIACGYCQLLINLPLLAGGFVSFVLLTLMVSRTPPAPLFSGTTIWRFYGESQPRAPPLISSLTRNNDFYFIYC; this comes from the coding sequence TTGTTATTGTTATCGCTTTTTCGCCTGTCACAGCGCCGAATACCCGCCTTTATCGCCTTAATGGCGATTCTGATGCTGTTCATTGCGCCGGTGATATCGAAAGCACTGGAGCATCATCGTAAAAACGGGATGAATCACTGCATAGCGATGTCAGATATGCAGCATAATGATAATAATGGTCATCAAAAAATAGGCCACCAACAAGCGGTAACATTAACTCATTCTATGAACCATCATGGTATTGACCATATTCATATGGGATTCATGGATGATATCGCTTGTGGTTACTGCCAGCTCCTGATTAATCTGCCATTATTGGCCGGTGGGTTTGTTTCTTTCGTTTTACTGACCTTGATGGTGTCACGAACTCCACCAGCGCCACTCTTTTCTGGTACAACTATTTGGCGTTTTTACGGGGAATCACAACCACGCGCCCCACCCTTAATTAGCTCATTGACTCGAAATAACGACTTTTATTTTATTTATTGCTAA
- a CDS encoding TonB-dependent copper receptor, with protein MSATQLFRISPLTAALAIALSAPTSGWAANFEHTKEAHTAKNSDDSETVITVTAPATSPLEVSSSLKTPRQPIPASDGSDYLKTIPGFSQIRNGGTNGDPIFRGMFGSRLRMLIDDSEILGSCGGRMDAPSSYISPENYDVLSLVKGPQTVLWGSGNSAGTIRFERSRPQFEQFGAKGHVSTVIGSNDRWDSNADLSIGNELGYIRLIGNKSRSNDYKDGDGNKVPSRWDKWNTDIALGWTPDENTLLELNAGQGDGNARYATRGMDGSQFKRKSFSVRFEKSNIGEVFDKFESHFYYNYTDHVMDNYSLRTPAHMKKMISEPDRLTMGGRMMGTWIWEDFSLQSGVDMQTNIHRSNTDHKMMQAERMGWQKNARFRDYGIFGELTWDATKQSKVIGGARLDRATAYKYLTQQERKETLPAGFIRFEHNLKNTPVMFYAGVGYTERFPDFWEIFSNKAGDERIFTDIKTEKTTQLDIGTQYDDNQLKGWVSAYVGKVNDFILFNYDNKNPAHNVNATIMGGETGIAYNFNEHWKTDASLAYSWAQNTTNHRPLPQIPPLEARFGLTWKQGDWTSSGLLRLVNSQHRVAINEGNVVGKDFDSSKSFAILSANTTYQVTKNVQASAGVDNIFNKTYSEHLNLAGNQGFGYSGSTAVNEPGRTYWARLNIKF; from the coding sequence ATGTCTGCTACACAATTATTCCGCATATCACCGCTGACAGCGGCGTTGGCTATTGCACTTTCTGCGCCAACCAGCGGTTGGGCTGCTAATTTTGAACACACAAAAGAAGCACATACAGCAAAAAACAGTGATGACAGTGAGACGGTGATAACCGTCACAGCTCCGGCAACGTCACCGCTTGAAGTTTCTTCTTCATTAAAAACCCCTCGCCAACCTATTCCGGCCAGCGATGGTTCTGATTACCTGAAGACCATTCCTGGGTTTTCACAGATCCGCAATGGGGGGACTAATGGTGATCCCATATTCCGGGGGATGTTTGGTTCTCGTCTGAGAATGCTGATTGATGACAGTGAAATTCTGGGATCTTGTGGTGGGCGTATGGATGCACCAAGTTCTTATATTTCACCTGAAAATTATGATGTTCTCAGTTTGGTCAAAGGTCCACAAACCGTACTTTGGGGATCTGGAAACTCAGCGGGAACTATCCGTTTCGAACGTTCTCGTCCTCAGTTTGAACAATTTGGTGCAAAAGGCCATGTCAGCACAGTGATTGGTTCCAATGACCGTTGGGATAGTAATGCTGATCTCAGTATTGGCAATGAGCTGGGTTATATCCGTTTGATTGGTAACAAATCCCGTTCCAATGATTATAAGGATGGTGATGGCAATAAAGTACCTTCTCGTTGGGATAAATGGAATACCGATATTGCACTGGGTTGGACTCCGGATGAAAATACGTTGCTGGAGTTAAACGCTGGACAAGGTGATGGTAATGCGCGTTATGCCACACGTGGCATGGATGGATCTCAGTTTAAACGTAAAAGTTTTAGTGTGCGTTTTGAAAAATCTAATATTGGCGAAGTATTTGATAAGTTCGAGAGTCATTTTTATTACAATTACACCGATCATGTCATGGATAACTATTCCTTGCGCACACCTGCACACATGAAGAAAATGATCTCAGAACCGGATCGCCTCACTATGGGCGGCCGTATGATGGGCACCTGGATTTGGGAAGATTTCAGCTTGCAAAGCGGTGTCGATATGCAAACCAATATCCATCGTTCCAACACCGATCATAAAATGATGCAAGCGGAGAGAATGGGCTGGCAGAAAAATGCGCGTTTTCGTGATTATGGCATTTTTGGTGAATTAACCTGGGATGCAACAAAGCAGAGTAAAGTTATCGGAGGTGCACGTTTGGATCGTGCAACGGCCTATAAGTATCTGACTCAACAAGAACGAAAAGAGACTCTCCCTGCTGGTTTTATCCGGTTTGAACATAACCTGAAAAATACCCCAGTGATGTTTTATGCTGGGGTGGGCTACACTGAGCGTTTTCCCGATTTTTGGGAGATCTTTTCAAATAAAGCGGGTGATGAACGTATTTTCACTGATATCAAAACTGAGAAAACCACACAGTTGGATATTGGTACACAATATGATGATAATCAACTGAAAGGTTGGGTATCGGCGTATGTCGGTAAAGTGAATGATTTTATTCTCTTTAACTATGACAACAAAAATCCCGCTCATAATGTTAATGCCACCATTATGGGGGGAGAAACAGGGATTGCTTATAATTTCAATGAACATTGGAAAACGGATGCCAGCCTGGCATATTCCTGGGCACAAAATACCACGAACCATCGTCCGTTACCGCAGATCCCACCTTTGGAAGCACGTTTTGGCCTGACCTGGAAACAAGGTGATTGGACTAGTAGCGGTTTGCTGCGTCTGGTAAATAGCCAGCACCGGGTCGCTATCAATGAAGGGAACGTTGTTGGCAAAGATTTTGATAGTAGTAAGAGCTTTGCCATTTTGTCGGCAAATACAACTTATCAGGTGACTAAAAATGTTCAAGCCAGTGCCGGTGTTGACAATATTTTTAATAAAACCTACAGCGAGCACCTTAATTTAGCGGGTAACCAGGGTTTTGGTTATTCTGGCAGCACAGCCGTAAACGAGCCTGGTCGTACTTATTGGGCAAGATTGAATATTAAGTTCTGA